From a single Myotis daubentonii chromosome 5, mMyoDau2.1, whole genome shotgun sequence genomic region:
- the S1PR2 gene encoding sphingosine 1-phosphate receptor 2 — protein sequence MGSLYSEYLSPTKVLEHYNYTKETLDVPQTLSRQVALVLIIILCCAIVVENLLVLIAVARNSKFHSAMYLFLGNLAASDLLAGVAFIANTLLSGSVTVHLTPVQWFAREGSAFITLSASVFSLLAIAIERHVAIAKVKVYGSDKSCRMLLLIGASWLISLVLGGLPILGWNCLDHLETCSTVLPLYTKDYVLCVVTIFSVILSAIVVLYVRIYCVVRSSHAEVAGPQTLALLKTVTIVLGVFIVCWLPAFSILLLDYACPVRSCPILYKAHYFFAFATLNSLLNPVIYTWRSRDLRREVLRPLQCCRKVTGVQGRRGGTPHHRLLPLRSSSSLERGTHMPTSPTMLEGNTVV from the coding sequence ATGGGCAGCCTGTACTCGGAGTACCTGAGCCCCACCAAGGTCCTGGAGCACTATAACTACACCAAGGAGACACTCGACGTCCCGCAGACACTGTCCCGCCAGGTGGCCTTGGTCCTCATCATCATCCTCTGCTGTGCCATCGTGGTGGAGAACCTGCTGGTGCTCATCGCCGTCGCCCGAAACAGCAAGTTCCACTCAGCCATGTACCTGTTCCTGGGCAACCTGGCCGCCTCGGACCTGCTGGCGGGCGTAGCCTTCATCGCCAATACCTTGCTCTCGGGCTCTGTCACCGTGCACCTGACCCCCGTGCAGTGGTTTGCCCGTGAGGGCTCGGCTTTCATCacactctctgcctctgtcttcagcCTCCTGGCCATCGCCATCGAGCGCCATGTGGCCATTGCCAAGGTCAAGGTCTACGGCAGCGACAAGAGCTGCCGCATGCTGCTGCTGATCGGGGCCTCCTGGCTCATCTCACTGGTTCTCGGGGGCCTGCCCATCCTCGGTTGGAACTGCCTGGATCACCTCGAGACCTGTTCCACCGTTTTGCCGCTCTACACCAAAGACTACGTGCTCTGCGTGGTCACCATCTTCTCTGTCATCCTGTCGGCCATCGTCGTTCTGTATGTCCGCATCTACTGCGTGGTCCGCTCCAGTCATGCCGAGGTGGCTGGCCCGCAGACGCTAGCCCTTCTCAAGACAGTCACCATCGTGCTAGGGGTCTTCATTGTGTGCTGGCTGCCTGCCTTTAGCATCCTCCTCCTGGACTACGCCTGTCCCGTGCGCTCCTGCCCTATCCTCTACAAGGCCCACTACTTTTTTGCTTTCGCCACCCTCAACTCGCTGCTCAACCCTGTCATCTACACGTGGCGTAGCCGGGACCTGCGGCGGGAGGTGCTGCGGCCCCTGCAGTGCTGCCGGAAGGTGACGGGGGTGCAAGGACGGCGGGGTGGGACCCCACATCACCGCCTCCTGCCCCTCCGTAGCTCTAGCTCACTGGAGAGGGGCACCCACATGCCCACGTCGCCTACGATGCTGGAGGGCAACACCGTGGTTTGA